Proteins found in one Oryza glaberrima chromosome 4, OglaRS2, whole genome shotgun sequence genomic segment:
- the LOC127771554 gene encoding uncharacterized protein LOC127771554 → MAATVLLPTNNWTTRRHTSNADNQPGSRPPFADPKKKGWTATGVGGDGGGAAWTGEVAAQGGRRCGRGGSSRRRRSQLYLKPPPLDPGGGQPPSLDRARDSPAEPVARRWRRPSSSLAAGAGRRRRPSLEEAGGTPPPAARHTEEAQAGDRPPPTCNRRSTACRTSRPSSSLPIRKKWRWRGKWVNGFYEGEGGSKYRPCLDPLGY, encoded by the coding sequence ATGGCGGCCACCGTCCTATTGCCAACTAACAACTGGACGACGCGCCGCCACACCTCCAACGCCGACAACCAGCCCGGATCTCGCCCGCCATTCGCCGATCCTAAAAAAAAGGGGTGGACAGCGACGGGAGTAGggggcgatggtggcggcgctgcgtggacgggggaggtggcggcacaAGGGGGACGCCGATGTGGACGGGGAGGGTCATCTCGGCGGCGTCGAAGCCAGCTCTACCTCAAACCCCCGCCGCTGGATCCAGGCGGAGGACAACCGCCGTCGCTGGATCGGGCGAGGGACAGCCCCGCCGAGCCCGTCGCCCGCCGTTGGCGCAGGCCATCGTCGTCGCTCGCTGCTGGCgcaggccgtcgccgtcgcccgtcgttGGAGGAAGCTGGAGGGaccccgccgcctgccgcccggCACACCGAGGAGGCCCAAGCCGGcgaccgcccgccgccgacctgCAATCGCCGCTCAACCGCCTGTCGCACCAGCAGGCCTTCATCGTCGCTGCCGATCCGTAAAAAGTGGAGATGGAGGGGAAAGTGGGTGAACGGTTTCTacgaaggagagggagggagtaaatataggccttgtttggatcctctgGGCTATTAA